In Prosthecochloris sp. GSB1, the following proteins share a genomic window:
- a CDS encoding TRC40/GET3/ArsA family transport-energizing ATPase — protein sequence MRILTFTGKGGVGKTSVSAATAVRLSELGHRTLVLSTDPAHSLSDSFNIALGPEPTKIKENLHAIEVNPYVDLKQNWQAVQKYYTRVFAAQGVSGVVADEMTILPGMEELFSLLRIKRYKAAGLYDVLVLDTAPTGETLRLLSLPDTLSWGMKAVKNVNKYIMKPLSKPLSKMSDKIAYYIPPEDAIDSVDQVFDELEDIREILTNNKSSTVRLVMNAEKMSIKETMRALTYLNLYGFNVDMVLVNKMLDTSEDSGYLEKWKSIQQKYLGEIEEGFTPLPVKKLRMYEQEIVGLEALERFARDMYGDTDPAEVVYDEPPIKFERSGDTYEVQLKLMFANPVDIDVWVTGDELFVQIGNQRKIITLPISLTGLEPGDAVFKDKWLHIPFDLNAQAASFQNRKEYSRG from the coding sequence ATGCGTATCTTAACTTTTACAGGCAAAGGCGGAGTTGGAAAGACAAGCGTATCCGCGGCGACTGCCGTGCGTTTATCCGAACTGGGGCACCGTACGCTGGTTTTATCCACGGACCCTGCTCACAGTCTTTCGGACTCGTTCAATATCGCTCTCGGGCCTGAGCCTACGAAGATCAAGGAGAACCTGCATGCCATAGAGGTAAATCCCTATGTGGATCTGAAGCAGAACTGGCAGGCTGTGCAAAAGTATTACACGCGGGTGTTCGCCGCGCAGGGGGTTTCCGGGGTCGTCGCTGACGAGATGACGATTCTTCCGGGAATGGAGGAGCTTTTCTCTCTTTTGAGGATCAAGCGGTACAAGGCTGCCGGTCTCTACGACGTGCTCGTGCTCGATACCGCGCCCACCGGCGAGACGCTCAGGCTGCTTTCCCTGCCCGATACCCTTTCATGGGGAATGAAGGCGGTCAAGAACGTCAACAAGTACATTATGAAGCCGCTGAGCAAGCCGCTTTCGAAGATGTCCGACAAGATAGCCTACTACATTCCCCCTGAAGATGCCATAGATTCCGTCGACCAGGTGTTCGACGAACTGGAGGACATCCGCGAAATTCTCACCAACAACAAGAGTTCGACGGTGCGTCTCGTGATGAACGCAGAAAAAATGTCCATCAAGGAGACCATGCGCGCGCTGACCTACCTCAATCTCTACGGGTTCAACGTGGATATGGTGCTGGTCAACAAGATGCTCGATACCAGCGAGGACAGCGGTTATCTCGAAAAATGGAAAAGCATTCAGCAGAAGTATCTCGGTGAAATCGAGGAAGGGTTCACACCGTTGCCGGTCAAAAAGCTGAGGATGTACGAACAGGAGATCGTCGGTCTCGAGGCGCTCGAACGCTTCGCGAGAGACATGTACGGCGACACCGACCCCGCTGAAGTCGTCTATGACGAGCCTCCGATCAAGTTCGAGCGATCGGGCGATACCTACGAGGTGCAGTTGAAACTCATGTTCGCCAACCCTGTCGATATCGACGTCTGGGTTACCGGTGACGAGCTGTTCGTCCAGATAGGCAACCAGCGTAAAATCATCACGCTCCCGATCAGCCTGACCGGCCTGGAGCCTGGTGACGCGGTCTTCAAGGACAAGTGGCTCCACATTCCCTTCGACCTGAACGCGCAGGCGGCCAGCTTTCAGAACAGAAAGGAATACAGCAGGGGGTAG
- a CDS encoding chlorosome protein C: MTESYQKLRKDFKDLELTDRLTFLAEGALLTGQSAVVGGLELAGSLVETVTGTVSSLADATGIGRLLGSTSGVVGDTIDRVAITVKDVSRSAGELYNDAVRNVENVTDNAATALGDAGVSASEAVKGVTGSFKKASGKK; this comes from the coding sequence ATGACCGAATCCTATCAGAAACTTCGCAAGGACTTCAAGGACCTGGAGCTCACCGACCGCCTCACCTTTCTTGCCGAAGGCGCGCTCCTGACCGGCCAGAGTGCGGTTGTCGGTGGTCTGGAGCTTGCAGGAAGTCTGGTCGAGACCGTGACCGGGACCGTCAGTTCCCTGGCTGATGCGACGGGTATAGGCAGGCTGCTCGGCAGCACCAGCGGTGTGGTCGGCGATACCATCGACAGGGTCGCTATCACCGTCAAGGATGTTTCCCGTTCGGCCGGCGAGCTTTACAACGATGCAGTCAGGAACGTTGAAAACGTTACCGACAATGCCGCGACCGCTCTCGGCGACGCAGGCGTTTCCGCCTCGGAAGCGGTCAAGGGGGTGACAGGCTCGTTCAAGAAAGCCTCGGGCAAGAAGTAA
- a CDS encoding bacteriochlorophyll c-binding family protein → MSGGGVFTDILAAAGRIFEVMVEGHWETVGMLFDSLGKGTMRINRNAYGNMGGGGGSLRGSSPEVSGFAVPTKAVESKFAK, encoded by the coding sequence ATGAGTGGAGGAGGCGTATTTACCGATATCCTTGCTGCTGCCGGCCGTATTTTCGAAGTTATGGTTGAAGGCCACTGGGAAACCGTCGGTATGCTGTTTGACTCTCTTGGCAAAGGCACAATGAGAATCAATCGCAATGCTTATGGCAACATGGGCGGCGGCGGCGGAAGCCTTCGCGGTTCTTCACCCGAAGTGTCCGGCTTTGCCGTTCCGACCAAAGCGGTTGAATCCAAATTCGCCAAGTAA
- a CDS encoding dihydroorotate dehydrogenase electron transfer subunit, whose product MRADSTITDSTATVISSSCLGGDISLVRLRCPEISASARPGNFVNIRVNPSGQPLLRRPFSIHDAEGDMIEIMAKSIGPGSTLLCNTPAGERLQTLGPLGNAFDIDAPPFETALLVSGGIGTAPMLFLQKALLSSGKRVVNFIGGRTKEDLRTEGLTNCRIATDDGSAGFRGTVVDLLEESLPSFAENGALKVFSCGPNPMLKSLAALCGKTGLPCEASLETVMGCGIGICYGCSVELRNESGDGTSTILLCQDGPVVDAGRLVF is encoded by the coding sequence ATGCGCGCAGACTCAACGATCACCGACAGCACGGCGACGGTCATATCGAGCAGTTGCCTCGGCGGCGACATCTCGCTTGTCAGACTCCGCTGCCCCGAGATCTCGGCCTCGGCCCGTCCGGGCAATTTCGTCAACATCAGGGTGAACCCCTCCGGACAGCCCCTGCTCAGACGACCGTTCTCGATCCACGACGCCGAAGGCGACATGATCGAAATCATGGCCAAATCGATCGGCCCGGGCTCCACGCTGCTCTGCAACACTCCTGCGGGGGAGCGCCTGCAGACGCTCGGCCCCCTCGGCAACGCCTTCGACATCGACGCCCCGCCGTTCGAAACCGCCCTGCTGGTCTCGGGGGGCATAGGAACGGCTCCGATGCTCTTCCTCCAGAAAGCCCTGCTCTCTTCGGGAAAACGGGTCGTCAACTTCATCGGAGGCAGAACGAAAGAGGACCTTCGGACCGAAGGGCTCACAAACTGCCGGATCGCGACCGACGACGGTTCCGCGGGCTTCAGGGGAACCGTCGTGGACCTGCTGGAGGAAAGCCTTCCGTCGTTTGCGGAAAACGGCGCGCTTAAAGTATTTTCCTGCGGCCCGAACCCCATGCTCAAGTCGCTGGCGGCACTCTGCGGCAAAACGGGCCTGCCCTGCGAGGCTTCGCTCGAAACCGTCATGGGCTGCGGTATCGGCATCTGCTACGGATGCAGCGTCGAGCTCCGCAACGAATCCGGTGACGGCACCTCGACGATCCTGCTCTGTCAGGATGGTCCCGTCGTCGATGCCGGACGGCTGGTTTTTTAA
- a CDS encoding single-stranded DNA-binding protein encodes MARGLNKVMLIGHLGSDPEMRVTASGQSVVNFTLATNEGFRDSNGNQQERTEWHRIVAWAKLAEICNQYLKKGRQVYIEGRLQTRSWDDPKSGEKRYTTEIVCTDMQMLGSGRDQGDGGGSWQQAPAAQKGGYQDNQGQGQGYGGGQQAEADKDDLPF; translated from the coding sequence ATGGCACGCGGACTCAACAAGGTTATGCTCATCGGGCACCTCGGCAGCGATCCTGAAATGCGGGTTACGGCCTCAGGCCAGTCGGTCGTGAATTTCACCCTCGCCACGAACGAGGGTTTCCGTGACAGCAACGGCAACCAGCAGGAACGGACCGAATGGCATCGCATCGTCGCATGGGCCAAACTCGCCGAAATCTGCAACCAGTATCTCAAAAAGGGCCGGCAGGTCTATATCGAGGGACGACTCCAGACGCGAAGCTGGGACGACCCGAAAAGCGGGGAAAAGCGCTATACGACCGAGATCGTCTGCACGGACATGCAGATGCTCGGCTCCGGCAGGGACCAGGGCGACGGCGGCGGTTCTTGGCAGCAGGCTCCGGCGGCGCAGAAAGGCGGCTATCAGGACAACCAGGGGCAGGGACAGGGCTACGGCGGCGGCCAGCAGGCAGAGGCCGACAAGGACGACCTGCCGTTCTGA